The DNA window ATGGTTTGTTCCACCGGTCACTTTAACATTAAACCTTATACCTGTATAAAAATCCTTAACTTCAAAAATTGTTTTGTTTCTGTCAATCATTGGAAATACTTCAGTCCACCAATCAAGATACTCTCCATATTTTCTGCTTTTCGAACTCCTTGAAACAGGTTTATCCACAAATTCCAGAGCCTCAATTTTTCTTGCAGTTACCGGCCCAACTATTCCATCGTCTTCTAGTCCGTTAGCCGCTTGAAATGCCCTTACAGCCGCTTCAGTGATGTTTCCATAATAGGATGTATAGCTGCCATACTTGAAATAGCCTGCTTTATCCATAGCCTCCTGGATCAACTGCACAGTGTATCCTTTTGATCCGTTTTTATAAACCCCTGAAATATTTTGCGTTGCCGCCATCGAAGAAAAATTCGAAAACACGAATATCGCGCAAGCCAATAAAACCCCTACTCTTTTTTTATTCATCTCAAGCCTCCA is part of the Peptostreptococcaceae bacterium genome and encodes:
- a CDS encoding peptidoglycan-binding protein, giving the protein MNKKRVGVLLACAIFVFSNFSSMAATQNISGVYKNGSKGYTVQLIQEAMDKAGYFKYGSYTSYYGNITEAAVRAFQAANGLEDDGIVGPVTARKIEALEFVDKPVSRSSKSRKYGEYLDWWTEVFPMIDRNKTIFEVKDFYTGIRFNVKVTGGTNHADVEALTKADSEKMKDAWGGEFSWERRPVLIYHGDRVIAASMANMPHAGLDSEPSRVWVSNRSDGYGSGYNYDSVKNNGMNGHVDLHFNNSTRHSDGNQDSRHQAAIRVSAGL